In a single window of the Osmia bicornis bicornis chromosome 7, iOsmBic2.1, whole genome shotgun sequence genome:
- the LOC114875397 gene encoding homeobox protein Nkx-2.8-like isoform X2 has product MADKNKILPWPLLSYPTSLLNHVWYSQLAFNNRILESIKMPRTSFHIHDILQLDSKPSQEETEVQGSTTVLPTTNDVPSAYQQFFEHTTAMLQPAIYANLNRGTLPPPPPGLLGWPTGPTLPTTLPQPLEEVNVLQQPDSTSPTISDLSFPPKQETNHDCKEEESADFEDEQQTNETQPHETEHKKRKRRVLFSKAQTFELERRFRQQRYLSAPEREHLASIIRLTPTQVKIWFQNHRYKTKRAATERVEAGASGCSPRRVAVPLLIKDGKPCQSKLMEPAGYPSAGQVPMPPYMQKPYWW; this is encoded by the exons ATGGCGGACAAGAATAAGATTCTACCCTGGCCGCTGCTATCGTATCCAACCAGTCTTTTGAATCACGTCTGGTACAGCCAGCTCGCTTTCAATAATAG AATACTGGAGAGCATCAAGATGCCTAGGACAAGTTTCCACATCCATGACATCCTGCAGTTGGACTCCAAACCGTCTCAGGAAGAGACAGAAGTCCAAG GCAGCACGACGGTTTTACCGACAACGAACGACGTACCGTCGGCGTACCAACAATTTTTCGAGCACACGACGGCTATGTTGCAACCCGCGATATACGCGAATTTAAACAGGGGTACGTTACCCCCTCCGCCACCTGGATTATTAGGCTGGCCCACCGGTCCGACCTTACCCACCACCCTACCTCAACCCTTGGAGGAAGTAAATG TGCTGCAGCAGCCGGACTCGACCAGCCCGACCATCTCGGACCTATCGTTCCCACCGAAACAGGAGACCAACCACGACTGCAAGGAGGAGGAATCGGCCGATTTCGAGGACGAGCAACAGACGAACGAGACTCAACCCCACGAGACCGAGCacaagaagaggaagagacgTGTGCTGTTCTCCAAGGCGCAAACCTTCGAGCTGGAGAGACGTTTCCGTCAACAGAGATACCTGAGCGCACCGGAGAGAGAACACCTGGCGTCGATCATTCGACTGACGCCCACCCAGGTGAAAATCTGGTTCCAGAATCACAGGTACAAGACGAAGAGAGCCGCTACCGAGAGGGTAGAAGCTGGGGCGAGCGGATGCTCGCCGAGAAGAGTCGCTGTACCGTTGCTGATCAAGGATGGAAAACCGTGCCAGTCGAAGTTGATGGAACCCGCCGGTTATCCCAGCGCCGGACAAGTACCCATGCCACCGTACATGCAGAAACCGTATTGGTGGTAA
- the LOC114875397 gene encoding homeobox protein Nkx-2.8-like isoform X1 codes for MANGYDECYDASWHLFPPDYVEDEYRILESIKMPRTSFHIHDILQLDSKPSQEETEVQGSTTVLPTTNDVPSAYQQFFEHTTAMLQPAIYANLNRGTLPPPPPGLLGWPTGPTLPTTLPQPLEEVNVLQQPDSTSPTISDLSFPPKQETNHDCKEEESADFEDEQQTNETQPHETEHKKRKRRVLFSKAQTFELERRFRQQRYLSAPEREHLASIIRLTPTQVKIWFQNHRYKTKRAATERVEAGASGCSPRRVAVPLLIKDGKPCQSKLMEPAGYPSAGQVPMPPYMQKPYWW; via the exons AATACTGGAGAGCATCAAGATGCCTAGGACAAGTTTCCACATCCATGACATCCTGCAGTTGGACTCCAAACCGTCTCAGGAAGAGACAGAAGTCCAAG GCAGCACGACGGTTTTACCGACAACGAACGACGTACCGTCGGCGTACCAACAATTTTTCGAGCACACGACGGCTATGTTGCAACCCGCGATATACGCGAATTTAAACAGGGGTACGTTACCCCCTCCGCCACCTGGATTATTAGGCTGGCCCACCGGTCCGACCTTACCCACCACCCTACCTCAACCCTTGGAGGAAGTAAATG TGCTGCAGCAGCCGGACTCGACCAGCCCGACCATCTCGGACCTATCGTTCCCACCGAAACAGGAGACCAACCACGACTGCAAGGAGGAGGAATCGGCCGATTTCGAGGACGAGCAACAGACGAACGAGACTCAACCCCACGAGACCGAGCacaagaagaggaagagacgTGTGCTGTTCTCCAAGGCGCAAACCTTCGAGCTGGAGAGACGTTTCCGTCAACAGAGATACCTGAGCGCACCGGAGAGAGAACACCTGGCGTCGATCATTCGACTGACGCCCACCCAGGTGAAAATCTGGTTCCAGAATCACAGGTACAAGACGAAGAGAGCCGCTACCGAGAGGGTAGAAGCTGGGGCGAGCGGATGCTCGCCGAGAAGAGTCGCTGTACCGTTGCTGATCAAGGATGGAAAACCGTGCCAGTCGAAGTTGATGGAACCCGCCGGTTATCCCAGCGCCGGACAAGTACCCATGCCACCGTACATGCAGAAACCGTATTGGTGGTAA